GTGATGTTTCTTCTGCTTCGGGTTCGGGCGTCTCTGTTCTCAGCGGAATTATATGCAGATAATCCGCTATGGGCCGTTGAATGAATTTGAGATCTTCATGGGTGATCTCAACGGGCATAGCCTGTTTCTTTTCCTCTTCGGAAAGCTTGAGTTCACCGCTTTCAGAAGCCAATACAATGCGTTCATTATATCGCAGATGTTCCTGGACTCTTTCAGGTATCCCAAAACCGTAGTTGATGTGACCGCTTCCGGCTATCACAACCATTCCGGCATCTTTTCCGCGTTCGGATTCGAAAAACGAGATCACTCGCTGAGCCATGATCGCGTCTCTGATTGCCTGTGCGAGGACCACATTGTCCAGGCTCTTTTCATGAAATGCTCGATGTACTTTGAGTCTGATGCGCATCAATTTGTCGTACGCGGGGTCGATCTTATCGAAACCCTTTGGGAGAATGCGTCTCTGTTCGTCAGTCAGTCCGGACAATCCCTCACGGGCTACTTTTCTGACAAAATCATCGGGTGCATTGAGTCCGATTATGGGAATCTTCGCATTCCGAGCAAAATACAGCACTGCTGCGTAATCTTGCAGGTTGGTCCAGTGTTTTCGGCCGAGTTTCCGAATGAGCGCTGCAACATCTTCAGTACCGGATTGCCACCAATCAAGGATCTCTTGCTGATCCGCGGAAAACATCTCCATCCCGAGGGCGATATTTGGTTTTCGGTCTGCAATTCCTGTCAGAGTATCCAACTGCAGTTTGTGATGGCGTTTTATAGTGTGGTATTCACCGAGATAAACGATCCGAACGGACGCGAGGTCGTCGAGCATCATTTCCTGCGGAACAGGTTCACCTGCCAACATATCAATAATGATGCTATCGTTCTGTTCGGCACCGGCCAGAGAGACTGACATTGACACAATGACACCCAGAAAAAATACCAAAGGACAAATTTTGCAAGCCTGCTTTACCACAAGGTTCCTCCAGTGTGCCTGATCTCGAAATCACTGAATTCTCCTGTAGGGGATTCCTCATAGATCTTCAAGTCCTCCACCCGGCTGTGAGAAGGACCTCTTCTGCACCATTCGATCATCTTATAGACGTTCTGCTCTTCGCCCTCGAATGTCGCCTCGACTCGCCCGTTCGCCAGATTTCTGACCCATCCGAGCAGTCCCAGTTCTCGTGCTTTGGATCTTGTATACCAGCGAAATGCCACTCCTTGCACCAGTCCGGAAATTACGACTCTCCGACGTATCACCATGTGCAGGCTCCTGAACGAGACCGGTATTACGACGCTGCTTCCACGAGGGAACGGAACTCGTCTTCCGAGAGAACAGTGACTCCAAGTCCACGAGCTTTGTCCAATTTTGAACCGGCTTCGTCGCCGGCGACAACATAGTCTGTTTTTCGACTCACCGATCCACTCACCGTTCCACCG
The sequence above is a segment of the Desulfomonile tiedjei DSM 6799 genome. Coding sequences within it:
- a CDS encoding ChaN family lipoprotein; its protein translation is MVKQACKICPLVFFLGVIVSMSVSLAGAEQNDSIIIDMLAGEPVPQEMMLDDLASVRIVYLGEYHTIKRHHKLQLDTLTGIADRKPNIALGMEMFSADQQEILDWWQSGTEDVAALIRKLGRKHWTNLQDYAAVLYFARNAKIPIIGLNAPDDFVRKVAREGLSGLTDEQRRILPKGFDKIDPAYDKLMRIRLKVHRAFHEKSLDNVVLAQAIRDAIMAQRVISFFESERGKDAGMVVIAGSGHINYGFGIPERVQEHLRYNERIVLASESGELKLSEEEKKQAMPVEITHEDLKFIQRPIADYLHIIPLRTETPEPEAEETSQEAFLLQNTKTLQ
- a CDS encoding acylphosphatase, with the translated sequence MVIRRRVVISGLVQGVAFRWYTRSKARELGLLGWVRNLANGRVEATFEGEEQNVYKMIEWCRRGPSHSRVEDLKIYEESPTGEFSDFEIRHTGGTLW